In Phragmites australis chromosome 24, lpPhrAust1.1, whole genome shotgun sequence, the following are encoded in one genomic region:
- the LOC133907199 gene encoding uncharacterized protein LOC133907199 has translation MDHVINSKSQVFFVDGPSGTGKTYLYKALLAKVHSMGLIAIATATSGIAASIMPGGRTAHSRFKIPIKLSDNNMCNFTKQSGTAELLRRSHLIIWDEVAMTKRQVVETLDRSLQDIMGCLQLFGGKVMVFGGDFRQVLLVVIRGTRAQITDATLQRSYIWEKIRKIQLTRNMRAQSNPWFSEYLLRIGNGTEETIGDDYVRLPNDIVVGYSIAEESIDKLIEFVFPDLQNNSMSADYMSARAILSTKNEHVDELNAIMIDRFPGKETVYYSFDSIDDDSRNNYPIDFLNSITPNGLPSHLLKLKSNCPVILLRNLDPHNGLCNGTRLMVRACQRNAIDAEIVGGQHAGKRVFIPRIPLSPSENISLPFRFKRKQFPIRLSFAMTINKAQGQTIPNIGIYLPEPVFSHGQLYVALSRGVSRQSAQILAKPNKDIDAMGKSTKNIVYRDKLANTDEPPPLSHDSHPILPTLEREKAVAGPDLHLRRLLASSRTLAPASAASSLGILGPQCACLRLHRPPPALGIDRLHPPVSSARSSPASGPDVLGPQLARLRPRRPMPVARLPPATSAASSPRYPRHRPPPAPDVLGPQLRRSFSASKW, from the exons ATGGATCACGTAATCAACTCTAAGAGCCAGGTATTCTTTGTTGACGGTCCAAGTGGCACGGGAAAGACATATTTGTACAAGGCATTGCTTGCAAAGGTTCATTCAATGGGTCTGATAGCCATTGCAACTGCAACGTCTGGTATTGCAGCGTCCATCATGCCCGGTGGTCGCACCGCCCACTCCAGGTTCAAGATCCCCATAAAGCTTTCCGACAACAACATGTGTAATTTCACCAAACAGAGCGGTACCGCTGAGTTGCTTCGCAGGTCACACTTGATAATCTGGGACGAAGTTGCCATGACCAAACGTCAAGTTGTTGAAACACTTGATAGGTCTCTCCAGGATATAATGGGATGCTTGCAGCTCTTTGGTGGAAAGGTCATGGTATTTGGAGGAGACTTTAGGCAGGTCCTTCTAGTGGTGATACGTGGTACGAGGGCACAGATCACTGATGCTACACTACAAAGGTCTTATATATGGGAGAAGATACGTAAGATACAGCTAACCCGGAATATGAGGGCGCAGTCTAACCCATGGTTCTCCGAATACCTCCTTAGGATCGGCAACGGAACAGAAGAGACGATTGGTGATGATTATGTGCGTCTCCCAAATGATATCGTGGTTGGTTACAGTATTGCAGAAGAATCAATTGACAAACTCATTGAATTTGTATTCCCGGATCTCCAGAACAATTCTATGTCAGCAGACTACATGAGTGCACGTGCTATCCTCTCAACTAAGAATGAGCATGTGGATGAGCTGAATGCAATTATGATAGATAGGTTTCCAGGCAAGGAGACGGTATACTACAGCTTTGATTCTATCGACGATGATTCACGAAACAACTATCCGATTGACTTTCTGAACTCAATCACACCAAATGGATTGCCATCACATTTGCTTAAACTCAAAAGCAATTGTCCAGTCATCCTGCTTCGGAATCTTGATCCTCACAACGGTCTCTGCAATGGAACAAGGCTAATGGTTAGAGCCTGCCAACGTAATGCCATTGATGCAGAGATTGTTGGCGGGCAACATGCTGGAAAGAGGGTGTTCATTCCTAGGATCCCTTTGTCCCCCTCAGAGAACATTTCACTCCCTTTCAGATTCAAGAGGAAACAATTTCCAATCCGCCTTAGCTTTGCAATGACTATAAACAAAGCTCAAGGGCAAACCATTCCTAATATTGGTATTTATCTACCCGAGCCTGTGTTTTCTCATGGACAGCTGTATGTTGCATTATCGAGGGGTGTATCACGTCAGTCAGCACAGATTCTAGCTAAGCCAAATAAAGATATAGATGCCATGGGGAAAAGCACCAAGAATATTGTGTACAGAGAT AAACTGGCCAACACAGATGAACCACCCCCGCTATCGCACGATTCGCACCCCATCCTACCCACCCTCGAACGTGAAAAAGCTGTCGCCGGCCCCGATCTCCATCTGCGTCGCCTGCTTGCCTCGTCGCGCACCTTGGCCCCGGCTTCCGCCGCCTCCAGCCTCGGCATCCTTGGCCCACAGTGCGCCTGCCTCCGGCTACATCGGCCGCCTCCAGCCCTCGGCATCGACCGCCTCCATCCCCCGGTGTCCTCGGCCCGCAGCTCGCCCGCCTCCGGCCCCGACGTCCTCGGCCCACAGCTCGCCCGCCTCCGGCCCCGGCGTCCGATGCCCGTAGCGCGCCTGCCTCCGGCTACATCGGCCGCCTCCAGCCCCCGGTACCCTCGGCATCGACCACCTCCAGCCCCCGACGTCCTCGGCCCGCAGCTCCGCCGCTCCTTCAGCGCCTCCAAGTGGTAA